Below is a window of Clostridium sp. JN-1 DNA.
GCATTTACAGCTGCAGATAATCCAGCAGCTCCACTTCCAACTATAGCTATATCATATCTATTACTCACTATTTTCACCTCTAGATATAGTTTTCTATAACACCTTTTATTGCTTCTTTTGGTCTAAATCCAACAAGAGTTTTTGCTGGTTTTCCATCTTTAAATATAATAACTGTAGGTATACTTGCTACCTTGTATTCCATTGATGAAACTGGGTTTTCATCTACATTAAGCTTATAAAATTTAGCCTTTTCACCTATTTCACTTGAAATTTCATCAATGACAGGTCCAAGCATTTTGCATGGTCCGCACCAAGGTGCCCAAAAATCTACTACTACAGGAGATGCCTCTTTTTTAATAACTTTTGAAAAATCAGTATCTTTTATTTCACTTACCATAATTTGTTACCTCCTTATACCCTTATGGGGTATCTTTATATTTTTTATTTTATAATACTTAATGTATTCAGTCAATAGTTTTTAATACATTGCACTTTACACCCCTGGGGTGTAAAAATTACCAATTTATTATTGATTGAATTAAGGAGTTATTGTACATGGATGAAGAA
It encodes the following:
- the trxA gene encoding thioredoxin, with amino-acid sequence MVSEIKDTDFSKVIKKEASPVVVDFWAPWCGPCKMLGPVIDEISSEIGEKAKFYKLNVDENPVSSMEYKVASIPTVIIFKDGKPAKTLVGFRPKEAIKGVIENYI